AAGATGCCCAGGAGGCTATACGTTCTTCGACTTGCCCAGCATCCCCATCATAGAGGGAGACAACTGCAACTCCATCGGACGAAGGTTCCAGATGTTTGAGGTTTGTCAAACTGGAGGCCTGCTTTACCCCCTCCAATGCTTCAATTTCCCTGGTAAGCACAGAAAGCAGCTCGAGGTACTCTTCTCTCACCATCGAGTGTGGGGCGTACAGACTTACCACCACCGAGTCCAGGGAGCCGAATCGTTCTTCTATGCGCTCATTGGTGGCTACCACCGGGTGTGATTGTGGGATGAATGCATCGGTTGAGCTGTCGATGTGTAGATGCCCTATACTGCTTAGGCAGATAAGCGTTAAGAGTATTGCCACAGCAATGATGATCCAACTACGTGCAATTTGCCTGTTCATACGTTAATGCTAGTGCTTGGCTGAAGGAATACAATCGCCTACATAGAGTATTCTCTTCACCTTTTAGGGTGATTCTCTTCTCACCCACGCGGGAATAGTGCTTTACAAATCACTGCAGTTCACCTCATGATACGTATAGGAGGCAGGGATATGACCTACACCAAGATTGTTGCCACACTGGGACCGGCGAGCGAGACGTATCCTATGGTTAAAGCCATTTTGGAAGCTGGATGCCGAGTGATAAGGCTGAATTTCAGCCATGGTTCGCATGAAGAGCAGCAGAAGCGGTTTGACTATGTCAGGCAGGCAAGCAAGGAGTTGGGGTTCCCTGTGACCGTATTCATGGACCTGCAAGGGCCCAAGATTCGTCTTGGACAGTTGCAGGAAGAGATGTATACACTACAGAAGGGAGAGAAAATCATCCTGACCACTGAGCCTTGCGTGGGAACCAGGGAGCGTATGAGTATTGACTACCCATTCCTGCATGAAGAGATCAAGGTAGGGCAACGGATATTGATCAATGACGGATTGGTCTCCCTTATCGTGGAAAGCATTGAAGGGAAAGACATCCATTGCTCCTTGCTGGAAGAGGGCGTCCTTTTCCCTCGTAAAGGGGTAAACCTTCCAGAGGTTCCTTTGCGTCAACTGAGTTCATTCACGGAGAAAGACAAGAGAGACTTGGATTTTGCCTTCAGGAATAACCTTGATTACGTGGCTCTCTCCTTTGTTCGTAGCGGAAAAGATGTTAAGGCCTTGAAAGAGCATATGATGGCCTCTTACGGCAGAACCATCCCCATTATCAGTAAGATTGAAAAGCCTGAGGCAGTTACCAACCTCCAGGAGATTATGGATGAGTCAAGCGTGATCATGATCGCCCGAGGAGACCTTGGGGTGGAAGCTCCGGCAGAGGAAGTTCCCCTGATCCAGAAGGCTATCATCAGGTCCTGCATCGATCGTGGGCTTCCTGTCATTACCGCAACACAGATGCTGGAGTCAATGATGCACAATCCCAAACCTACCAGGGCTGAAACCAATGATGTGGCGAATGCAGTGTTGGATGGTACGAGTGCAGTTATGCTCAGTGGGGAGACTGCAGCAGGTGAGTACCCTTTGCAAGCAGTGACCACGATGAGTCGGATTGCCAGTCTTGCTGAGCGGAGTGATGTATTCCAGAAACAGGTCTTCAACCAAATCAGCATGTTGGATCCAGAGAGAAAGATCACAACAACCGAGGCCGTGGGTCTTGCCACCCGTGAGCTTTCCCTCTCTATCGGTGCGGCATTCATTGCATGCTTCACCCAAACAGGCTCTACAGCACGCTTGATAGCTAAATTCCGCCCCTCGGTTCCCATTATCGCCTTCTCTCCCTTACCGGAGGTGGTGACCTACCTTGCCTTGAGTTGGGGGGTTACCCCAATTCTCATCGACCAACTTGCAAGTGTGGATGAGTTGCTGGCATATGCACCAGAATATCTGCTGAAACAGGGAATGGTGAAGCAAGGAGATACCGTGGTAATTACTGCCGGGGTTCCTGTAGGCAGTAGTGGAAAGACCAATATGGTCAAGGTAGTGGAGATCGAGTAAAAAAAGGGAAGGCCGGTGCTGAGAGCGCTGGCCTTCCTCTAAAATCACTGTGGTCTGAATGAAATTGTGGCACCGATACTCAGTGCTCTTCCTTTATGGTCGAAGAGATCAAGCGCCCGTATATCGAGCCCAAAGTAGGTGTCGGTAAGGAATTCAAGGGGGAGTAGTCTCAGTGCAACGTTGACTAATCCTCTATCTCCAGCATCCCCTGCAGACGGGGTGGTGCTGTAACTGACATTGCCGAAGTCCAGAAGGAAATCCACTTTATCCTTGAATACCTCAGGAAAGAATGGTGTTTGGAAACCAAGGGCAAAGTCAATATTGCTGTCCATGGATTTCTTGAAGGTGTAGCCAAGGCGAAGTGTTGTCTTTGAGGGGAAATCCATGATTGAGCTCTCGAATGTAGAGACTGCGTATAGCTGGGCAGAAAAATCATTCGTTTCTGACACCCCGCTCACTTGGGCAAGAATTCCTGCAGCAAAACTTGTGGACTCTCTATTTGCAAATCTCCATTTTCCGTTGAGCAGGAGATCGATGTCATTCCCGATATCAACAGCAAAACTGGTTTCAACAGCGTCTGAAAATGACAAGAGAATTGAGGGTATGTGGATAACCCTGTCACTTGTGATGGTTGCTGAATACGCAGTGCTGACTGAGCTGTTTGCCTTACTGGGAGCAACATCAGCACTTGGTACTACAATATAGCCCGAACTTCCGCCCAAGGTTGTACTGCCAAATATCGGCACAAGACACATCATAAGCAGGGAGAGAAGCAGTGTTCTTTTCATAGAAGCCTCCTAGGCACAGGGTGCCCCTAGTTTGATACTAGGTCAAGTAGCTGAAGAGGATTGTTTCATGGAATGCTTGCATGCATACATGGCTTCATCAGCACGACCGACACACTGATGGAATCGGTCTTTTCTCTTGGGAATGTATCGGTCAAAACCTACTGCCACATGGTAGTGGAGTTTGTTGCCAAAGGAGAAGTGTGAGAGTAGCCGTTCTGCCATCTTTTGCAGTTCCTCTTCTGAAACATCGCTGATCAGTGCGATGAACTCGTCACCACCATAGCGGAAAACCTTTGCACGGGAAGGAAGAATCTTTTGTACTCGATGTGCAAAGTCCCTCAAGATCATGTCTCCTTGGGTATGTCCTTGGGTGTCATTGATCTTCTTCAGGTCATTGATATCCATCATAAGAATCCCCAGTACATGTTTGTCCTTCGATGCCTGGATCCGGGAGACCTCCCTGTCATAAGCTGCCCGGTTCCCTACCTCGGTCAGTGCATCACTGTAGGCAAGGCTGAGCAGGAGTTGTTCTTTGCAAATTGATTTTGTCTTGATCCTCATCAAGGTGGCACTGCGCCAGAAAAGCACTACTGCTGAGGCCGCCATACCAAAATGGAGGATAACGGCACTATCGAGGGAGATGCCAAGCATGAGTAGGACTACCTCAGCAATGATAGACGAAAGCAAAAACCCCATTGCAATCAGGAAGGACTTCAGGTCCTGGTTTCCTCTAAAATACTCGATTATCAAAAGCGTAAAGAGAGAGAGCAGGAAGAGTGCTAGGAACAACCCACAGGGGAGCAGCAGATCAGTGTACTGCATAATGCCGAAGAGTTGGAGTGCCCCTCCCAGGATGTAGAGGGAAGCAAAGAAATGTGAGATATACAAGAATGGCGAAGCCCACTTGCCTACCGGGTAGGAGTGGATGATGTAATTGACCAGAAAGAGAGGAAGCAGAAAGAGTGCAGCAAAACTGAGATTCATCGGGAGAGCGGGGTTCCTGAAGAGTATGAATTTGCTGGGGGTCTGGCTGAATACCCATCCACCGAGAGCAAGCAGTACCAAGCCAAAGTAGAAAAAACTCTTTCTCTCTTCATCTGTCTGGATGGAGAGGGAAAAGAGAACCACCAACAGGCCGATCAAGAGAAGTGAGAACCCATAGAAGAGGGAAGGCCACTCTCCTAGTTCGTGAAACAATAAATCGGTCTTGCTCCCAATGTAGACTGGCTTGAAATGACCAGCAAAAGAGTTGTTGGATGTGTAGCCGAATGTAATGCTCAAATCGCCTCCAAGGTATGAATCCTTGAGGCGGATGAAATGGGTGTAGGTTCCTCCAAAAACAGGGATTGCCCATCCTTTGTCAGGCCCCTCAAAACGATAGATTGTTTCATCGTTCACCTGTACCAAGACACTTGTCATACTGGAGTTGAATGCAATGGTTCTTTGTTCAGCCGGCAGTTGTGAGGGAATGGTGTGATGAAGCGAAATCACCTTGTTTTTAACAGGCTTCTGCAGTGAGTAGGGAAGCGAGACATCTTCAGCAAATGTCTGTCCGTCGATATTGATGGTCCACAGTTCATCCCATGCTGTCACTTTACCACCGGAGAGCGGTTCAGTCTGGAGGAACGAATCATAGTAGAGAGCCATAACAAATACAATCAGGACCAAGGCAAGCACAATTCTCTGAATATGGTTTTCGCGTGAGAAAGCAGCCATTCGGATTCCTCTTCTTATTGGTTTCTAGTTCGAGATTCTCCGAATTTCCGGATGTCCCTTTTCGTTGAGTTTTCGTTCGATATACTTCTCTTTCTCAAGTTTGGAGAGCAGGTTGCCAAGACTGTGGTAGCTACTTCGTTCAATCATTCGACTCTTGTCCATCTGATGGAACTTAACCCCTACATAGCTCACCAATTGCCAGCTGTCTGGATCGAAGGAGTCAACCACCCGTCTCATGAGTGTTTCCACTTGCTTGTCCATCTTCTTGGTATGGATGATCTCAGCTGGTTTATCCGCTTTTTTTGCCTTTGGTGGACCGCTCTCCTTCGGCTCTTCTGCCTTGGGTTTATTCAAGAATGATTCAATGATCAGGATTTCATCACAACAGTTGTTGAAGATGGGTTTATCGCTCACCATCTCCTTGGTAACCAGGTATACTTCCTTGCCATATTTGCGTAGTGCTTCCATGATGACCGTGAAATCGCTGTCGCTGGTGATGAAAACATAGCGGTCAATCACAGGGGTATTTATGATGATGGTTTCCAATGCTTCAAGGCTGATGATCAAGTCTGCACGATTCTTGTAGTTTGTGGTGATGGAAGGAGTGTCCCTGATGGTGAAGTTGTATTCAGCCAACTGTTTTTCCATTTTCTTTATGGAAGCAGAATTTCCACAAGCCATTTTGATGACAAATATATTCTCTTCTTCGGGCGAGTCATTGTGTTTCAGTGTCAGCTCTTCGAAGAGCGCCTTGAGATCCAGAGCCGAAGGGATATTCTCCAAGTCAATGTAAATAGCATTGTTTTTTCTTCGCATAGACCCTCCATTTGTCACTATACAATACCTTGGAGGTACAAGAAAGTATTAAAAAGGGTCTTCTGTAGAGAACTCCATCCACACTCCGGTTATCGGATGATGGAAGGAGAGTGTCTTTGCATGAAGATAGAGGCGGTCCCTCATCCCGCTTCCATACAGGCGGTCACCTTTGATCGGGTGCCCAAGTCCCTTCTCATGTGCACTATGCACCCTAAGCTGGTGGGTTCGTCCTGTCAGGGGAAAGAAGAGCATTCGGGTAACCAGTGTTCCGTCGCTTCTTCTCTCTACTCGGACTCTCTGGAAGCATGTGATCCCCCATTTGCCCTGCTGCTGATCATATA
The sequence above is drawn from the uncultured Sphaerochaeta sp. genome and encodes:
- the pyk gene encoding pyruvate kinase; translation: MTYTKIVATLGPASETYPMVKAILEAGCRVIRLNFSHGSHEEQQKRFDYVRQASKELGFPVTVFMDLQGPKIRLGQLQEEMYTLQKGEKIILTTEPCVGTRERMSIDYPFLHEEIKVGQRILINDGLVSLIVESIEGKDIHCSLLEEGVLFPRKGVNLPEVPLRQLSSFTEKDKRDLDFAFRNNLDYVALSFVRSGKDVKALKEHMMASYGRTIPIISKIEKPEAVTNLQEIMDESSVIMIARGDLGVEAPAEEVPLIQKAIIRSCIDRGLPVITATQMLESMMHNPKPTRAETNDVANAVLDGTSAVMLSGETAAGEYPLQAVTTMSRIASLAERSDVFQKQVFNQISMLDPERKITTTEAVGLATRELSLSIGAAFIACFTQTGSTARLIAKFRPSVPIIAFSPLPEVVTYLALSWGVTPILIDQLASVDELLAYAPEYLLKQGMVKQGDTVVITAGVPVGSSGKTNMVKVVEIE
- a CDS encoding GGDEF domain-containing protein; amino-acid sequence: MAAFSRENHIQRIVLALVLIVFVMALYYDSFLQTEPLSGGKVTAWDELWTINIDGQTFAEDVSLPYSLQKPVKNKVISLHHTIPSQLPAEQRTIAFNSSMTSVLVQVNDETIYRFEGPDKGWAIPVFGGTYTHFIRLKDSYLGGDLSITFGYTSNNSFAGHFKPVYIGSKTDLLFHELGEWPSLFYGFSLLLIGLLVVLFSLSIQTDEERKSFFYFGLVLLALGGWVFSQTPSKFILFRNPALPMNLSFAALFLLPLFLVNYIIHSYPVGKWASPFLYISHFFASLYILGGALQLFGIMQYTDLLLPCGLFLALFLLSLFTLLIIEYFRGNQDLKSFLIAMGFLLSSIIAEVVLLMLGISLDSAVILHFGMAASAVVLFWRSATLMRIKTKSICKEQLLLSLAYSDALTEVGNRAAYDREVSRIQASKDKHVLGILMMDINDLKKINDTQGHTQGDMILRDFAHRVQKILPSRAKVFRYGGDEFIALISDVSEEELQKMAERLLSHFSFGNKLHYHVAVGFDRYIPKRKDRFHQCVGRADEAMYACKHSMKQSSSAT
- a CDS encoding NYN domain-containing protein gives rise to the protein MRRKNNAIYIDLENIPSALDLKALFEELTLKHNDSPEEENIFVIKMACGNSASIKKMEKQLAEYNFTIRDTPSITTNYKNRADLIISLEALETIIINTPVIDRYVFITSDSDFTVIMEALRKYGKEVYLVTKEMVSDKPIFNNCCDEILIIESFLNKPKAEEPKESGPPKAKKADKPAEIIHTKKMDKQVETLMRRVVDSFDPDSWQLVSYVGVKFHQMDKSRMIERSSYHSLGNLLSKLEKEKYIERKLNEKGHPEIRRISN